CCCGCGAGCGGGTCCACCGGGAACGGGCGCGCATGCGCGAGCGCCTCTCCCAGCGGTTCGCGGTCACGGGCTCCGACGCCCCCTTCCTCCTGCTCGAACTCGATTCCCCGGGCGACGTCGACGACGTACTCTCGACGCTACGGGAGCACAACGTCACCGCCCGGGACGCCCGCACGTTCCGCGGGCTGGACCGCCACGTCCGCGTCGCCGTGCGGACCCGCGAGGAGAACGGTCGCCTGCTCGACGCGCTCGATGTTTGAGGCGACCGTCCGCGACGGCGTCTGTCGCTGCCGGCGGCCGAACACTCGCTGGCTGGCTACCGGCCCCGACGGCGGGTTCCGGACGGCCGACGCGGCCTACGACGTCACAGTCCCGGAGGGGTTCGACCGGACGGACCTGCGAGCGTACGCCGCCGAGCGGCGCGACGCGGCGGCCTTCGAAGCGCCCGGGCCGACGCTGTTGACCGGCGTCGACGTCGCCCACGCCCGCTGTGCCAGCGACGGGCCGGTGACCGTCCTGGCGACGGCGGGCGTCTCGAACCCGGCGGCGCTGCCCGTGGCTGGAGGCACCGTCGGGGAAGGAACTGCGGACGCGCCGGACTGGCGG
This genomic interval from Halomicrobium urmianum contains the following:
- a CDS encoding adenosylcobinamide amidohydrolase; the protein is MFEATVRDGVCRCRRPNTRWLATGPDGGFRTADAAYDVTVPEGFDRTDLRAYAAERRDAAAFEAPGPTLLTGVDVAHARCASDGPVTVLATAGVSNPAALPVAGGTVGEGTADAPDWRPGTVNLIAVTDRALGEGTLAELLATCVEAKAATLAAVAGYPGTTSDAAVVGCDPDGDPAEFAGSATEVGAATRACVRDAVLASLGSRYPDGEFPRRVAEAEHGVVTDREPDVFAPA